The window CATCTAGATATTGCACATCAAAAACAATTACTTGATACGATTAAAACACAGGCCATTGAAAAAGGAATCACCATTATTAGCGTATTTCATGATATTAATCTCGCCTCTCTATACTGCGATCGTCTGTTATTAATGGATCAAGGAGTGGTAAAAGTAATAGGAGCACCGCATGAAGTAGTGAAGAAAGATCAAATTGAAGCGGTGTATCAAGCTCGTATTAGTACAAATCCACACCCGGAACGCCCAAAGCCTCAAATTACGATTCTTCCGGATGTAAATGAAAAGCTGGATGAAGAACTAATCACAGTAGATAATTTTCAGGTTACGGGTGAACTAGTTATTTTTCAAGCCCAAACCCAACTTAAAACATGGTCATCAGCAGTGATTAACGCAGGAAGTGGATGGTATAAAAACTTCGTCAATAGAAGGGTGGATGCCAACTACGCTTGTGATAATGTACAAAGAGAAATGCTTGAATACTTGGCAAACCAAGGGTTTTCAGAAGCAGATACAGTAGGAATGATGACTGCCGTCAATACAACAGATGCTGTCATTAAAGAGTATGATACACCTTTTGGAAGCATCGTCATTATGATAACAGCGGGAGTAGGGAACGCTGTGGACGTTTCCAAAGCATATGAAGTAGAAATGCTTCCTGCAATTGGGACTATTAATACTTGGATAATTGTAAATGGAGAACTCTCCGATGAAGCTTTTATTCAATCGGTTATTACAGCAACTGAGGCAAAAACAAAAGCACTTGCATTTGAACAAGTAAAGGATCCTCGTACGGGAACAATTGCTACTGGTACATCAACCGATAGCGTACTAATAGCGGCGACACAAAAAGGTACTCATATTCCATATGCTGGCCCAATTACGGAAAT is drawn from Psychrobacillus sp. INOP01 and contains these coding sequences:
- a CDS encoding adenosylcobinamide amidohydrolase; translation: MLQVENVSGGYDRNLIVQNVSFEVGKGEMLGILGPNGSGKSTLLKVISGILHLESGNVLIDGKSLKSYTSKELAKKMAVLPQLHSHAFSHSVRDTIALGRYPHQSGLFSSWSDEDEVAVTEAMKLTAMERYEHQMLDLLSGGEQQRVFVAQALAQQAPLLLLDEPTNHLDIAHQKQLLDTIKTQAIEKGITIISVFHDINLASLYCDRLLLMDQGVVKVIGAPHEVVKKDQIEAVYQARISTNPHPERPKPQITILPDVNEKLDEELITVDNFQVTGELVIFQAQTQLKTWSSAVINAGSGWYKNFVNRRVDANYACDNVQREMLEYLANQGFSEADTVGMMTAVNTTDAVIKEYDTPFGSIVIMITAGVGNAVDVSKAYEVEMLPAIGTINTWIIVNGELSDEAFIQSVITATEAKTKALAFEQVKDPRTGTIATGTSTDSVLIAATQKGTHIPYAGPITEIGKKIGFGVYECTVEAIQVYKKAKGWE